DNA from Leptospira harrisiae:
ATCGGAACGGATTTCTGGGTAGATTTCTGACTCTATATCGTTAAAACCGATAATTTCGAAAGGATCTAGGAAGTTTAATATCGTTCCTTGATTTTTTTTGGGATTTTGACTTTTTAATGCACCGAGCAGTAGTTCTGCTTTTACGATTGAAGGGATTTTAATTCTATTTGGGTTTAGTTTTTTTATATTATTTTCAATCTTGTCGTTTTTTCCTTTGAGGAAATAGATACAAATGTTGGTATCCAAGAAATAATTCAAAACGTCTCTCTCTTACTATCATTTTTAAAACTTAAAGAATCTGGCCTTTTGAAAGATTCGTCCTCGATTGAACCATATAATTGAAAATAATTGTCAGGCCATTTTTTCTCAAAGGAACTCTGTAATTTCCCTTTCACCCATTGTGATATAGAAACCTTTTCCTTTTTTGCAGCTAATTCTATTTTTTTGAGTGTTTCTTGATCTATGTATAGCGATAGCTGTGGCATTTTATTCTCCTTTGACCGGATCTAGGGACAAGTATACTTGCAAGTATACTTGCGTCAATCTTATATTAATACCTATGGGTTACTTTTGATGTTGTTATGGCTAGAGTTTAATCTTTACTTATATGGCTTTTGTTTGATTTGAAACGTATAGGTTCTGTCTTCGGATTGGATGAGCACCTGCGAATAAAAACCTAAATCGAGGGAACGAAACTTCGAACGAAAGATAGAGGCATCTTCATCAAAAATTTCCTTTCGACAATCGGAAATAAGGGACTTCCATTTTTCTTTGGAAACAGAATGGTATAAAAATCCATTGGCATTCGGGGGAATGGTTCGGTTCTCCCAAAGGATTTCTTCTTGGAAACACAAAATCCCTTGTTTCGTTTTGATGCGAAACTCCGACTTCCAGTTTGGGTTGGGAACCTGGATGGGACTTTTTGTATTATTTTCGATGAATAAGAAATACCCTTGGAACTTTTCATCTTCTTCCCGGGAAAGACTTAAATAGGTCGGGTATCCGTCTACGATCTGTTTGTCGGACTGGGTTCTGTTCTGGAAACTTCCTGGATTTAAGGCCCGAAATCCAATATAAAAAATCAGTACAACTAAAACCAAATCAATGAGAAGGACAATTTGTCTCCACCTTGTTTTTTTGTTTTTATCGCCGATTTGTTTTAGGTATTCGCGAAATTCTTCCGGCGAACGTGAGTGGAATCCTTTTCCCATTTATACTAACTCCACAAGGGATTTTAGAATTTGGTGTGCCGATGGATAGGGTTCTTCCAATTGTTTGGAATGATCCAAAAAGGATAGGGCTAGCTGAACCGATTCTGGAATTTCAAAATCCAAACTCAGGTATCTTGCTAAAATTCCTGATAACAAATCTCCCGTTCCCATGGTTGCGAGTTTTGGATTGGGTGATTCCCAAACATAAGAAGAACCATCGGGACAAACAAGAAGACTTACAAAAGATTTGAGTAACACATATACATTGTTTTGTGGACAGAATTCGATTAACGTATCATAGGCGGTCTGAACAGAGTTATGAGTTTTTCCCGTCATCCGATTTAATTCTCCGACATGAGGGGTGAGAAGGATATTTTTTCCCTTGGGGAGTTTCGTTCCAAAGTCAGGAATGGCTCCCGCATCCAAAATCATTTTTTTACCTTCGGGTAAATTCCATCCTTCCAAATCTTTCGGATACGTTGTGAGACCAGGTCCCACAACGATTGTTTTAGTTTTCGTAAAAAAAGGATCTTCGGAAATTTCTAAAAACGAAGAGGTCTTTGCCATTTTAGAAAGATCATCTTTTAAAATGAGAGAAGTGATTTTTGAAGATGGGGAGAAAATTTTACTAATCCCTCCACCAAGTCGTGAAAAGGCTTCTTCGGATAGTAGGATCGCGCCTTCCATGCCTTGTTCCCCACCGAAAAAAATCGCAGACCCCGCACTGTATTTGTGATCTTTGTTTTTTCTTTTGATCACCGAGGTTGCGGATTCTGGATCTGGTTCTAAGTAGAATCGATTAGAAAAGTTATCATTGTTTAGGTGGGTACGAATCGGAAATCCAATGGATTCGTAGTATCTAGGAATGATGGAATCTTTTTCGTAAATAAATCCAATGTTTTCCCATTTCCTTGTCCCCAGTTCTTCAATGGAATCGGCATAAACAAATACATTGGTTTTTGCCTGATCTCCAAGAACGTATGGATTCCATCCACTAGGTGAGTCTAAAGACAACCTGTAAAAAAAGACATCGGAATCGTTGATGGTTTCAATGAGCTCTACAAGTTCTTCAGAGAGGTCTCCCAGGAATCCTGTTCCAAGGAGGGCATCCACAAGTAAAACAGAGTCTTCCTCTGCCTCTTCCCATTCCCTATAAAAGTCCTCTACAGTACCAATCATTCCGAGTGTTTTTAAAACCAAAGATTCGTAGAACTTTCCCGCCTCGGATTTGTTTGGTGAAGTGGCAAAACATTTAACATGATATCCTTCTTGGTGAAGGGTGTGGGCGAGGGCATACCCGTCCCCACCATTCCCTCCTGTCCCACAAAGAATCCAAATGGACTCTGCTGTTTTCCATAAATCTTCATTGGCATGAAATACAGAAAGGGCAGCCATTCCCATTAAGGTCTCTTCGCTAAACCCTAATTCTTTTGCGGCGAGAGAATCTAAAGCCTTAGATTCTTTATTGGTGAATAAGGGTTTTTGCTTCATTTATATCCAACGATAGACTTCCAAAGCCCCTGCGCGAATCCGTACGGAATAAATATTATCGAAAGCATCTGTATAGGTTTCTCGCCATTGTCCGCGTGGGCTAGAAAAAGGAATTCGTTTGTTGTTGATATGATTTCCTTCTTTGTCATGGACTTGGAGCCTAGCCGCATTCCCACCGTCTTCTGTTTCCCAAATATAAAACTCTCCATTGTTACGAATGGAAAATAAAATCTCGGAAGGGTCTTGGATCTCTTTTAAAAATTCAGAACTTTTCGAATCAAAAACAAAACGAAAGATCCTACGAAACTTAAACCGTTTGTCTTTTTTGGAATAATAACTAAATGATCCGAGAACATACTCACCTTCTGGATGGGGCAAAAGTTTATCTAAAGTGATGTCATATTCTTTGGAATCGTTACTTGCAAATACATCAAGCCCTGATTCTTTTAAGTTCCCTTTTAGTTCTCCTTCCTCAAAATAGGAAAGTCGCATTTCTTCTGCAATGCGGTGGTAAACAAATAACTTTTCTCCTTCACCTGGAAGGATAAATTCAATGTAACGGAACGGTTCTGTGTTTTTTCCAGATGCCCCTAACATAAATTTCACGACACCTTTTTGGGAAATTTGAACAAGAAATGATGGAAGTACCGTAGTTCCTTGGGTGGAAAAGGCCCCACTGTACGTTTTGTAGAGATTTTCTTGGCCTTGGGGAAGTTCCATTCCTTTGGTAGAAATTCGATTTTGGACAATGAGGTCGCCGTCTTCATTCATGGCAACAATTCCAATCCCGCCAAATCGAAACGGATAATGAGGAATTCCGGAAATGGATTTAAAATCCGGGTTTCCTAGAGTGGCATCAAGCCTTCCATTTCTATCAAAAAGTTTGATTACCGCTTGTTTATTGTCCGCCATTGCGCTAATATTGGAAGAGTTGGGGATGGTTAAGGGAACGTTGGTGAGGACTTGGTTCACCACAACACCTTCAAAACTTTCGTTGGTTTGTCCAAGAGGGATGCGGAATAGGATTTCTTCTTTTAAGTTCTCCACTCGGAAACGAAGGCAGGAAACAAAAAAGGAGAGGGTGAGGATGAGATAAAGGATTCGCATGGTGCAACATCCATTCCCTAATTTTTTATTTACAGGACAACTCGCTTTTCCTAACTTGACAGTAGACATGTTAAATTTTAACATGGGCTGGGTCTCTTATACAGATCCCTTTTGGGATCTTTTGGAAATGGTTTGGTATATACCGAGGAAAACATCAGAGAACTTACTTTACGTGTTCTCGCTCCACCTCTAGCGCTTTTTTCGCTCCAAGTACAGAATCGGAAGAACCACGCCCTCATTGAGATTGAACTGGATCATCTCACAGACAAAACTGGCTCCGCTAGTTTGGAAGACTGTGAGACTGTGTCTAGGAGACTCAAAGAGGAGCTGGATTTATGGGGAGAGGAATTTGATTTCACTCTCCAAGTCTCCTCAGCGGGAGCAGAACGTGTTTTGCGTCTGCCGGAGGATTTAATTCGTTTCCAAGGACTTTTAGTCAAACTAGAAGTGCCGCTGGAAGCAGGGAAATGGGACAAACGATTGTATCGTTTGGGACCGGTTTCGGGGGATTCAGTCGAGCTTACGCTTTACGATCGTAAAACTCGACACAAAAAGAACCAAAAATCGGTATCTATGCCCATCGCAGAAATACGAAAGGGAAATTTGTATTTAGAAATTTAAGACTATGGCGACAAAACAAGC
Protein-coding regions in this window:
- the rimP gene encoding ribosome maturation factor RimP; this encodes MVYTEENIRELTLRVLAPPLALFSLQVQNRKNHALIEIELDHLTDKTGSASLEDCETVSRRLKEELDLWGEEFDFTLQVSSAGAERVLRLPEDLIRFQGLLVKLEVPLEAGKWDKRLYRLGPVSGDSVELTLYDRKTRHKKNQKSVSMPIAEIRKGNLYLEI
- the vapC gene encoding type II toxin-antitoxin system tRNA(fMet)-specific endonuclease VapC — protein: MNYFLDTNICIYFLKGKNDKIENNIKKLNPNRIKIPSIVKAELLLGALKSQNPKKNQGTILNFLDPFEIIGFNDIESEIYPEIRSDLELKGLPIGPNDLIIASIVISNNGILVTNNEKEFSRIKSLKLENWT
- a CDS encoding LIC_12708 family protein; amino-acid sequence: MLKFNMSTVKLGKASCPVNKKLGNGCCTMRILYLILTLSFFVSCLRFRVENLKEEILFRIPLGQTNESFEGVVVNQVLTNVPLTIPNSSNISAMADNKQAVIKLFDRNGRLDATLGNPDFKSISGIPHYPFRFGGIGIVAMNEDGDLIVQNRISTKGMELPQGQENLYKTYSGAFSTQGTTVLPSFLVQISQKGVVKFMLGASGKNTEPFRYIEFILPGEGEKLFVYHRIAEEMRLSYFEEGELKGNLKESGLDVFASNDSKEYDITLDKLLPHPEGEYVLGSFSYYSKKDKRFKFRRIFRFVFDSKSSEFLKEIQDPSEILFSIRNNGEFYIWETEDGGNAARLQVHDKEGNHINNKRIPFSSPRGQWRETYTDAFDNIYSVRIRAGALEVYRWI
- a CDS encoding NAD(P)H-hydrate epimerase produces the protein MKQKPLFTNKESKALDSLAAKELGFSEETLMGMAALSVFHANEDLWKTAESIWILCGTGGNGGDGYALAHTLHQEGYHVKCFATSPNKSEAGKFYESLVLKTLGMIGTVEDFYREWEEAEEDSVLLVDALLGTGFLGDLSEELVELIETINDSDVFFYRLSLDSPSGWNPYVLGDQAKTNVFVYADSIEELGTRKWENIGFIYEKDSIIPRYYESIGFPIRTHLNNDNFSNRFYLEPDPESATSVIKRKNKDHKYSAGSAIFFGGEQGMEGAILLSEEAFSRLGGGISKIFSPSSKITSLILKDDLSKMAKTSSFLEISEDPFFTKTKTIVVGPGLTTYPKDLEGWNLPEGKKMILDAGAIPDFGTKLPKGKNILLTPHVGELNRMTGKTHNSVQTAYDTLIEFCPQNNVYVLLKSFVSLLVCPDGSSYVWESPNPKLATMGTGDLLSGILARYLSLDFEIPESVQLALSFLDHSKQLEEPYPSAHQILKSLVELV
- a CDS encoding toxin-antitoxin system, antitoxin component, which encodes MPQLSLYIDQETLKKIELAAKKEKVSISQWVKGKLQSSFEKKWPDNYFQLYGSIEDESFKRPDSLSFKNDSKRETF